Part of the Maridesulfovibrio sp. genome, CCTCAATGAGGAGACCTTCAATCTTCTTAAGCATCAGGCCCTTCCCAAAGGGGACGCCCTTGCTTCTGCAAAGATTGCCGGCATCATGGGGGCAAAGGAAACTCATCGTCTTATTCCGCTCTGCCATCCTATTGCCCTCAGCTACGTTGATGTGCGGTTTGCAATTAACGATGACGAACTGACCATTGAAGTTGAAGGCGAGGCCCGCTGTACCGGTAAGACCGGGGTTGAAATGGAAGCGCTCGTGGCCGTTCAGGTTGCCTGTGCCACCATTTACGACATGTGCAAGGCCGTACAGAAGGATGTAATTATCTCTGATGTAAGACTCGTCTACAAAGAAGGCGGCAAGTCCGGAGTGTTCAAGGCAGAGTAAGCTTTTTCATATTAGATTCATTAAAGCGGCAGCACTGATTAATCAGTGCTGCCGCTTTTCTTTTTCAAAGCTACTTGCGTTTATTCATTAAAATGATTAGTTCGTAGACCAAAGACAATTTCCCTACTGATCTGGAGGCTTTTCAGTAGTTATGTAAATCTCAAAACAGAGGTTCAGTTCATGTCAGAACATGTAGTTGTCATCGGTGCTGTTGCACTTGGTCCCAAAGCTGCCTGCCGCTATAAAAGAATCAGGCAGGATGCCCGCGTTACCCTGATCGACAGGGACGAAATTTTTTCCTACGGCGGTTGCGGTATCCCTTACTTTGTCTCCGGAGACGTGTCCGAAGCCAACCAGCTTCGTACCACCGCTTTCCACATGGTTCGTGATGAGCCGTTTTTCAACGACATCAAAGGCGTGGAAGTGCTTTCTTCCACCGAAGCCACCAAAATCGACCGTGAAAACAAACAGGTTCACATCACAAACCTGAAAACAGGCGAAAAGAGTGTACTTGATTACGATCAACTCGTAATCGGTACCGGAGCCACTCCCCGCAAGCTTGGGCTTCCCGGTGAAGATCTTGAAAATGTTTTCTATGTCGGCAACATGCATGACGCTGAAAAGATCAAGGAAGGCATCACCAAAGGCCAGTACGGTAAAGCTGTCGTCGTCGGTGCCGGTTTCATCGGTCTTGAGATGGCTGAAGCTTTTTCCGATATGTGGGGTATTGAAACCACTGTTGTAGAAATTTTCGACCAGATTCTGCCCCGTATGTGCAGCCCGGTGCTGGCAAAGATGGGGCAGAGGCATATGGAAGAAGAGGGTGTTTCCTTCAAACTCGGCCAGACTGTTTCCCGAATTGAAGGTGACGGCAAGGTTGAGCGCGTAATTACCTCTGACGGTGAAGTGGAAGCTGATATTGTAATTATATCCGCAGGCGTTATTCCCAATGATAAGCTTGCCCGTGAATGCGGTCTTGAGTGCAGCGAGCGCGGCGGTATTATGGTTGATGAGACCATGCGTACTTCAGATCCCCTGATTTTTTCCGGCGGTGACTGCGCAATTATCAAAAACGCTGTTGACGGCTCACCTCTGTTCCTGCCCATGGGATCCATGGCTAACAGGCAGGGCCGGATAATCGGCGGGAACCTCGCCGGTCGCAAGGAAATTTTTCCTGCGGCAGCCGGTTCTTGGTGCGTTAAGATTTTTGAGCGGGCGATGTCTGGTACCGGGATGAGCCTTGGCGCGGCCAAACAGGCAGGATTTGATGCTATAAGCGTCATGCTGATCATGGCTGACCGTGCTCACTTCTATCCTGAAAAGGACATGATGACCCTTGAGATGGTTGTTGATCAGACAACCCGCCGTGTTCTCGGTATTCAGGGTATTTCTGCCGGTGGCGACGCTCTCGTCGGTCGTATCAACGCAGTGGCTGCGATTATGAAATACCAGCCCAAGATCGAAGATGTCAGCAACCTTGAAGTTGCTTATTCCCCGCCGTTTGCTTCCGCCATGGACGTTCTCAATGCTATCGCCAACATGGCCGATAACGCGATTAATGGTATGAACCATGGTCACGGTCCAGATATTTTCGCCCAGTATTGGGATGCACGTGAAGGCGGTGAGTACTGCTTCCTTGATGTTCGTGAAAAAGCCGATGCCGAACCTTTTCTCGAAAAGTATCCTGAGCACTGGCACAATATTCCGCAGGGTGAGATTCCCAGAAGGTACGAAGAGCTGCCCAAGGATAAGAAATTGGTGCTGGTCTGCAATACCGGTGGCCGTTCCTATGAAGCTCAGATCATGCTTGATGCCCTCGGTTTTGAAGAGGTCCATAACACTCAGGGTGGAATGGCGGTCATCAAGGCCTACGGCGTTGATATCTAGCCTTAATATGGTTCTATCTGAAACGCCGTCTCTTTTATGGGACGGCGTTTTTTGTTTTAAAATAGTATGTTGGCAGATTATTAGGGTATAGTTGATCTGTTAGCAAATATGGATGTATTTTTTTGAATTTCAAGTTGCTATGGTTTTTTATTTATTTTATTGTATAGAGTAGAAATTAAACAAATTGCAGGCCTTGAACTATACCTAACTTTGATACTGTTTAAGTGAGGGGATATGAGGTTTCTAATTATTGACGATGATGAAACCGTCCACATGTACCTGAGTAAATTGCTCTCACCATATGCCCGGTGTGAGGCAGTGTTCAATGGAGTTGATGCCATTGATCTTTACAAGAAGGCTTATGAAGACAAGGACCCGTTTGATACGGTGTTTATGGATATTCTTATGCCTGAAATGGACGGTCATG contains:
- the moaC gene encoding cyclic pyranopterin monophosphate synthase MoaC, coding for MSEFSHIDAEGNATMVDVAAKADTKRTAIAKGRVILNEETFNLLKHQALPKGDALASAKIAGIMGAKETHRLIPLCHPIALSYVDVRFAINDDELTIEVEGEARCTGKTGVEMEALVAVQVACATIYDMCKAVQKDVIISDVRLVYKEGGKSGVFKAE
- a CDS encoding FAD-dependent oxidoreductase; this encodes MSEHVVVIGAVALGPKAACRYKRIRQDARVTLIDRDEIFSYGGCGIPYFVSGDVSEANQLRTTAFHMVRDEPFFNDIKGVEVLSSTEATKIDRENKQVHITNLKTGEKSVLDYDQLVIGTGATPRKLGLPGEDLENVFYVGNMHDAEKIKEGITKGQYGKAVVVGAGFIGLEMAEAFSDMWGIETTVVEIFDQILPRMCSPVLAKMGQRHMEEEGVSFKLGQTVSRIEGDGKVERVITSDGEVEADIVIISAGVIPNDKLARECGLECSERGGIMVDETMRTSDPLIFSGGDCAIIKNAVDGSPLFLPMGSMANRQGRIIGGNLAGRKEIFPAAAGSWCVKIFERAMSGTGMSLGAAKQAGFDAISVMLIMADRAHFYPEKDMMTLEMVVDQTTRRVLGIQGISAGGDALVGRINAVAAIMKYQPKIEDVSNLEVAYSPPFASAMDVLNAIANMADNAINGMNHGHGPDIFAQYWDAREGGEYCFLDVREKADAEPFLEKYPEHWHNIPQGEIPRRYEELPKDKKLVLVCNTGGRSYEAQIMLDALGFEEVHNTQGGMAVIKAYGVDI